DNA sequence from the Trypanosoma brucei gambiense DAL972 chromosome 9, complete sequence genome:
GCCAATTCTCTGACCGCGTGAAGGAGTTCAACGACGTCGATTGTGAGGTTATTGCATGCTCAATGGACAGCGAATTCTCACATCTTGCATGGACAAATGTTGAACGCAAGAAGGGTGGATTGGGGACGATGAACATTCCCATCCTCGCTGATAAAACGAAATCAATCATGAAGGCTTATGGTGTACTTAAGGAGGAAGACGGTGTTGCATACCGCGGTCTTTTCATCATTGATCCCCAACAGAACCTTCGTCAAATTACCATCAACGATCTTCCAGTTGGTCGTAATGTTGACGAAACACTTCGACTTGTGAAGGCCTTCCAGTTTGTGGAAAAACACGGTGAGGTGTGCCCCGCTAACTGGAAACCTGGAAGCAAGACAATGAAGGCTGATCCCAACGGATCCCAAGATTACTTCAGCAGCATGAACTAAAATGGACTTGTTTCTAAGTTTGCAGTGtattttgttcctttcaCGAAGCGAGTCACGCTGTTTTGGGAGTTCCTGTGGGAGCAATTACGGAAGCACATAAAATTTTCTATAGccatgaagaggaggattACCTCCTGTAACGATGGGGTGAtgctttcccttttcgtgGTTTAATGCAAGACAGGGAGAGAattactatatatatatatatattcgtatTGAATATTAAGGTTACGATTTTTGTcactatcttttttttttatggcaCTGCAGTGTCTTATTGTTTGACTTCGTTCGAGTGCCGCAGCGTGGGAAAGGCAATGTGAAACACGAAAGGAAGGATAAACTTATAGGGTATTAGGAGTGAAAAGtagggaaaaagagaatagGCGGGAGTCTGCTCAGTTTTTAGCGAGAAGGCGTTGATATATGTCCTTCGGCAattctcattttcttcttttttttttccttctttgcgtGTTTGCCAGTAGCTAACTCAACAAGATGCTTGTGCTTGTGATTTCGCACTTCACTATGAAGTCTGAGAAGGGGTTTAGCGATGGGTTCCTCCCAATACTGGGTCATCTCATTTTACACCATGCCTtgccgattttttttttcgttcctttcctctccacCCACTATTTACCCCTGGATCCTTACTTttaccttccccttccctacatgcaaaagcacaaaccTGTAATTGGTGCAGCTGAAGTAACGGAATAGGGTTTAAATACCCCCAATAGATAAGTGCAAAACATACTTGTTACTCACCTATGTTAGTCCACTTGGATAAATGGTGGAAAAGCAAGGCCCATCGTCGCATAAAAGGTGCTCGCGGGGCCCGTTTTGCGAGTCTTAAGTTTCATGTTCTATTCCTTGGCagtgttatttgttttgttgagtGGGTGATGCGATCGACTGACTGCTACGAGGATCCCTCTTACCATATTGCTCCACCACCGGTCGCGCCTCCTCCACCGTTGGCTGCGTCGATTGGATATGCACTGAGTCGGGAAATGCCACATCTGCGTGTCATGGAACTAGAGAAAGGGATACCGTCACATTTACCGAAGACGCGGGGTGTTGACTACGTGTTGCTGCGAAGCGAAGGGAGGTTTGTTTAACACCTCAGGTGcacaacatatatatatatatatatatatatatgtttgtgctaGTGTTACCGTGTTCATCAAGTTTATGTGCATGCAATTTGGTTAGTGGTTTACTTAGGAAGGGGACAACATTTTGTACGCAACGTAAGTCGCTTCACTCCTTTGTGAGGGCCAAACCCCCACTCAGGATCTCGCAATGGCGTAAGTGAATAAAAACTGGCAATAACCGCTCTTGTTTAATTTTACTCTGATTCGCATCTGGACTTCCTCCCCTCTGCACCGTTTCTCTTATGACCGAGAGGTATGTGGCCaagcacacaattttgttaGCGCCATGTCCACAGTTACATTCTGTGTCCTGTATTTCTCCTTGAACTTCTGCTACTTTCCTCCTCTTGTGTTTTGGTACAG
Encoded proteins:
- a CDS encoding tryparedoxin peroxidase, putative yields the protein MSCGDAKLNHPAPHFNEVALMPNGTFKKVDLASYRGKWVVLFFYPLDFTFVCPTEICQFSDRVKEFNDVDCEVIACSMDSEFSHLAWTNVERKKGGLGTMNIPILADKTKSIMKAYGVLKEEDGVAYRGLFIIDPQQNLRQITINDLPVGRNVDETLRLVKAFQFVEKHGEVCPANWKPGSKTMKADPNGSQDYFSSMN